In Proteus vulgaris, one DNA window encodes the following:
- the flhC gene encoding flagellar transcriptional regulator FlhC: MSEKSIVREAKDIRLAMELITLGARLQMLESETQLSRGRLIKLYKELRGSPPPKGMLPFSTDWFMTWEQNIHSSMFYNAYRFLLKNGGCVGVEAVVKAYRLYLEQCPPVKDQEPILALTRAWTLVRFVESGMLQLSVCTKCNGSFITHAHQPASNYVCSLCQPPSRAIKKRKLSANPADINLQLLDGLEQFAM, from the coding sequence ATGAGTGAGAAAAGTATCGTCCGAGAAGCGAAAGACATTCGCTTAGCAATGGAATTAATCACCTTGGGTGCCCGCTTACAAATGCTTGAAAGTGAAACTCAATTAAGTCGGGGGCGTTTAATTAAATTATACAAAGAATTAAGAGGGAGCCCCCCTCCAAAAGGAATGTTACCTTTTTCAACGGATTGGTTTATGACATGGGAACAAAATATCCATTCCTCAATGTTCTACAATGCTTACCGTTTTTTATTGAAAAATGGGGGATGTGTAGGTGTTGAGGCAGTTGTTAAAGCTTATCGTTTATACTTAGAACAATGTCCACCTGTTAAAGATCAAGAACCTATTTTAGCACTAACAAGAGCATGGACATTAGTACGCTTTGTTGAAAGTGGTATGTTACAACTTTCAGTTTGTACCAAATGTAATGGTTCATTTATTACACACGCACACCAACCTGCTAGCAATTATGTTTGTAGTCTTTGCCAGCCTCCTTCTCGCGCAATAAAAAAACGTAAACTTTCCGCCAATCCTGCCGATATTAACTTACAACTGTTGGATGGTCTTGAACAGTTTGCAATGTGA
- the motB gene encoding flagellar motor protein MotB, translating into MKSNSQIIRVKKRGRKQHNAHGGAWKIAYADFMTAMMAFFLVMWLLSISSPQELTRVAEYFRTPLKVAIEQGRFSGDATNPIPGGGRDPVYNEGDVLPKGQEDKQLNEKQQFRRLKDNLEQVILNDPRLKDLKPHLLIDMMDEGLRIQIIDKESRPMFRVGSATVEPYMKDILTAIAPILNDTPYKISLSGHTDDIPYASGAFKYSNWELSTDRANASRRELIGAGLSEWKVLRVVGMASTVHLVKEDGFAPANRRISILVLTKQAEQKIVHENERVAPTVKEASEVEPLLSGQETPQEKAANTQTGSSVSSASELPESKKENVETGVSGESLPSQSTNITTKQGTAP; encoded by the coding sequence ATGAAGAGTAATTCACAAATCATTCGAGTTAAAAAACGAGGGAGAAAACAACATAACGCCCATGGTGGAGCATGGAAGATAGCATATGCTGACTTTATGACCGCAATGATGGCTTTCTTCTTGGTGATGTGGTTACTTTCAATCTCTAGCCCTCAAGAATTAACTCGTGTCGCAGAATATTTTCGTACTCCTCTAAAAGTGGCGATTGAACAAGGGCGCTTTAGTGGTGATGCAACAAATCCTATTCCTGGTGGCGGTCGTGATCCTGTCTACAATGAAGGAGATGTTTTGCCTAAAGGTCAGGAAGATAAACAGCTTAATGAAAAACAACAATTTCGTCGTTTAAAAGACAACTTAGAGCAAGTGATCTTAAATGATCCTCGGTTAAAAGATCTCAAACCTCATTTATTAATTGACATGATGGACGAAGGTTTGCGCATTCAGATTATTGATAAAGAAAGTCGCCCAATGTTTAGGGTCGGTAGCGCGACTGTTGAACCTTATATGAAAGATATTTTAACGGCGATTGCGCCTATTTTAAATGATACGCCATATAAAATCAGCTTATCAGGTCATACCGATGATATTCCTTATGCAAGTGGTGCTTTCAAATACAGTAACTGGGAGTTATCAACAGATCGTGCTAATGCCTCACGTCGCGAATTAATTGGTGCCGGATTAAGTGAATGGAAAGTCCTACGTGTTGTCGGGATGGCGTCAACAGTTCATTTAGTCAAAGAGGATGGTTTTGCACCTGCTAACCGGCGGATCAGTATTCTGGTCTTAACGAAGCAAGCAGAACAAAAAATTGTACATGAAAACGAGCGGGTTGCACCGACAGTAAAAGAGGCTTCAGAAGTTGAACCTCTACTTTCAGGGCAAGAGACCCCACAAGAAAAAGCAGCAAATACACAGACGGGTTCGTCTGTGTCTTCTGCATCTGAGCTTCCCGAATCAAAAAAGGAAAATGTTGAAACAGGAGTTTCTGGGGAAAGTTTGCCATCACAATCGACAAATATTACTACAAAACAGGGAACAGCCCCCTAA
- the flhD gene encoding flagellar transcriptional regulator FlhD — translation MSTVELLKHIYDINLSYLLLAQRLINQEKASAMFRLGISDSMADALAELTLPQLVKLAETNQLICNFRFEDSETIEQLTKESRVDDLQQIHTGILLSSNLFRQLAEQDTSATKKRA, via the coding sequence ATGAGTACGGTTGAATTGCTTAAGCATATTTATGACATAAATTTATCGTATTTGCTTTTGGCGCAAAGGTTAATTAACCAAGAAAAGGCTTCAGCAATGTTTAGGCTTGGTATTAGTGATTCCATGGCTGATGCTCTTGCAGAGCTTACATTGCCTCAATTGGTTAAGTTGGCTGAAACAAACCAACTAATCTGTAATTTCCGGTTTGAAGACAGCGAAACAATAGAACAACTCACCAAAGAATCTAGAGTGGATGATTTACAACAGATCCATACTGGAATTCTTCTTTCTTCAAACTTGTTTCGTCAGTTAGCGGAACAAGATACTTCTGCAACAAAGAAACGGGCATAA
- the motA gene encoding flagellar motor stator protein MotA: MLVLLGYIVVMSAVIGGYLLVGGSLGALYQPAEFIIIFGAGIGAFIVGNNGRAIVSTMKILPKLLRSTNYNKAMYMDLMALMFRLLSKARQNGMLALERDIENPQQSDIFSQYPRIMKDVYMLSFITDYMRLMVTGNMNPYEIESLMDEEIATFEEESEVPATGLSAMGDSLPAFGIVAAVMGVVNALGAADRPAGEMGVLIGHAMVGTFLGILLAYGFISPLASRLRQRSSQQMKMMECIKTTLLSSMNGYAPQIAVEFGRKTLFLADRPSFIELEEHVRQVRTPMQANPDAMKEE; this comes from the coding sequence GTGTTAGTACTCTTAGGATATATCGTGGTTATGAGCGCCGTCATCGGGGGATATCTTCTCGTCGGTGGTAGTTTAGGCGCCTTATACCAGCCAGCCGAATTTATAATTATTTTTGGTGCCGGTATCGGTGCTTTTATTGTAGGTAATAATGGTAGGGCAATTGTATCGACAATGAAGATCCTACCGAAATTACTTCGCAGTACCAATTACAATAAAGCGATGTACATGGATTTAATGGCACTCATGTTTCGTTTGTTGTCAAAAGCGCGTCAAAACGGCATGTTGGCATTAGAGAGAGATATCGAAAACCCACAGCAAAGTGATATTTTTTCCCAATATCCTCGCATTATGAAAGATGTCTATATGCTCAGTTTTATTACGGATTATATGCGTCTCATGGTGACAGGAAATATGAATCCTTATGAAATTGAATCTCTGATGGATGAAGAGATTGCAACTTTTGAGGAAGAGAGTGAAGTTCCTGCAACGGGATTATCTGCTATGGGTGATTCACTACCTGCATTTGGTATTGTTGCTGCTGTGATGGGTGTCGTTAATGCGTTAGGCGCAGCTGATAGACCTGCTGGTGAAATGGGCGTTCTCATTGGTCATGCAATGGTCGGAACTTTCTTAGGTATTTTATTAGCATATGGTTTTATTTCACCATTAGCTTCTCGGCTCAGACAGCGCTCTAGTCAACAAATGAAAATGATGGAGTGTATCAAAACAACACTGTTATCTAGCATGAATGGATATGCGCCACAGATAGCGGTTGAGTTTGGACGTAAAACCCTCTTTCTGGCAGACAGACCTTCTTTTATTGAATTGGAAGAACATGTACGTCAGGTACGGACACCGATGCAGGCAAATCCTGATGCAATGAAAGAAGAGTAA